The following are encoded together in the uncultured Desulfovibrio sp. genome:
- the obgE gene encoding GTPase ObgE: protein MRFVDEARIQVRAGKGGHGCVSFRREKFVPRGGPDGGDGGTGGSVILRADPRLLSLYDFRLKRLYEARNGQPGMGSQCDGRKGEDLVLNLPVGTLVYAMGEDGEYLLADLSEPGQEVLAARGGRGGKGNEHFKSSTMRAPRFAQPGEPGEVLDLRLELKILADAGLLGLPNAGKSTFISRVSAARPRIAAYPFTTLTPNLGVMIDEYDPDRRMVIADIPGLIEGAHEGQGLGHRFLRHVERTRFLVHILSIEDVDDDDPWAGFNLINEELRRFSQELGARPQIEVVNKIDLVSPERLEELRARAAADGRQIFFISARDQVGLEPLVAEMWRMRDSMETHEPLHRFHDAVEEDDEDFEDIEVIYTRE, encoded by the coding sequence ATGCGATTTGTAGATGAAGCCAGAATTCAGGTGCGCGCCGGCAAGGGCGGGCACGGCTGCGTGTCGTTCCGGCGGGAAAAGTTTGTGCCGCGCGGCGGACCGGACGGCGGCGACGGCGGGACGGGCGGATCCGTCATCCTGCGGGCCGACCCGCGCCTGCTCTCCCTGTACGATTTTCGCCTCAAGCGTCTGTACGAGGCCCGCAACGGGCAGCCCGGCATGGGCAGCCAGTGCGATGGCCGCAAGGGCGAAGACCTGGTGCTCAATCTGCCGGTGGGAACCCTGGTCTATGCCATGGGTGAAGACGGCGAATACCTGCTGGCCGACCTCAGCGAACCGGGCCAGGAAGTGCTGGCCGCCCGGGGTGGACGCGGCGGCAAGGGCAACGAGCACTTCAAGTCCTCCACCATGCGTGCCCCGCGCTTTGCCCAGCCGGGCGAGCCGGGCGAGGTGCTGGACCTGCGCCTGGAACTCAAGATTCTGGCCGATGCCGGCTTGCTGGGTCTGCCCAATGCCGGCAAGTCCACCTTCATTTCCCGGGTATCGGCGGCGCGGCCCAGGATTGCCGCCTATCCCTTCACCACGCTGACGCCCAATCTGGGCGTCATGATTGACGAATATGATCCCGACCGGCGCATGGTCATTGCGGACATTCCGGGCCTCATCGAGGGGGCGCACGAGGGGCAGGGCCTTGGTCATCGCTTTCTCCGGCATGTGGAGCGCACCCGTTTTCTGGTGCACATCCTGAGCATCGAGGATGTGGACGATGACGATCCCTGGGCCGGTTTCAACCTCATCAACGAGGAACTGCGCCGCTTCAGCCAGGAGCTGGGGGCGCGCCCCCAGATTGAGGTGGTCAACAAGATCGATCTGGTGTCGCCCGAGCGTCTGGAAGAACTCCGGGCACGGGCGGCGGCTGATGGCCGGCAGATATTCTTTATCTCCGCCCGTGACCAGGTGGGCCTTGAGCCGCTGGTGGCCGAAATGTGGCGCATGCGCGACAGCATGGAGACGCACGAACCCTTGCACCGCTTCCATGATGCCGTGGAAGAGGACGACGAGGACTTCGAGGACATCGAGGTCATCTATACCCGCGAATAG
- the rpmA gene encoding 50S ribosomal protein L27: MAHKKAGGSSRNGRDSAGQRRGVKRFGGQQVLAGNILVRQLGTRIYPGENVGMGRDYTLFAKVDGVVRYEKYTRKRREMTRVHVEVPAVG; encoded by the coding sequence ATGGCTCATAAGAAAGCAGGCGGTTCTTCGCGTAACGGCCGCGACAGTGCGGGCCAAAGACGCGGCGTGAAGCGTTTCGGCGGTCAGCAGGTGCTGGCGGGCAACATCCTGGTGCGCCAGCTGGGTACCCGTATTTACCCCGGTGAAAACGTGGGCATGGGCAGGGACTACACCCTGTTTGCCAAGGTTGACGGCGTGGTGCGCTACGAAAAGTATACCCGCAAGCGCCGCGAAATGACCCGTGTGCACGTGGAAGTGCCCGCTGTCGGCTAG
- the rplU gene encoding 50S ribosomal protein L21: MYAIVETGGKQYRVEEGSKIVVEKLAAKAGSEITLDKVLMIGGADCKVGAPYVANAAVTAEVVEQSRGAKVMVFKRWRRNDSRKLRGHRQDYTTIRVKSING, from the coding sequence ATGTACGCTATTGTGGAAACCGGCGGTAAGCAGTACCGCGTGGAAGAAGGTTCCAAAATCGTTGTGGAAAAGCTGGCCGCCAAGGCCGGCAGTGAAATTACGCTGGACAAGGTGCTGATGATCGGCGGTGCCGACTGCAAGGTGGGCGCCCCCTACGTGGCCAATGCCGCGGTGACCGCCGAAGTGGTGGAACAGAGCCGTGGCGCCAAGGTCATGGTCTTCAAGCGCTGGCGCCGCAATGACTCGCGCAAGCTGCGCGGTCATCGCCAGGACTACACCACCATCCGCGTCAAGAGCATTAACGGCTAG